In Notamacropus eugenii isolate mMacEug1 chromosome 1, mMacEug1.pri_v2, whole genome shotgun sequence, one genomic interval encodes:
- the TMEM215 gene encoding transmembrane protein 215, translating into MRPDDINPRTGLVVALVSVFLVFGFMFTVSGMKGETLGNIPLLAIGPAICLPGIAAIALAQKTEGCTKWPENEFLWCRKLPCFKKSKDKEIIELLRTPSDLESGKGSSDELVQKIHLRSNTSLKGQVPVPSSVTTTISTEEDECKSLVQKEDQEEASRYLKGCCPSGTFSASGSTTNYSVLEPKLSSCDRSDCPEPEDSIFFVPQDSIIVCSYKSSPYDRYCCYINSRQISWDRETII; encoded by the coding sequence ATGAGACCAGATGACATCAACCCTAGGACTGGACTGGTGGTAGCCTTGGTCAGTGTCTTCCTTGTTTTTGGCTTTATGTTCACTGTTTCTGGGATGAAAGGGGAGACCCTGGGGAACATCCCCCTCCTTGCCATAGGACCTGCCATTTGTTTGCCAGGGATAGCTGCCATTGCGTTGGCCCAAAAAACAGAGGGCTGTACAAAGTGGCCTGAGAATGAATTCCTGTGGTGCAGAAAACTCCCTTGCTTCAAAAAGTCAAAGGACAAGGAAATTATTGAATTGTTGAGGACCCcatctgacctggagtcaggaaaggggAGCTCTGATGAACTGGTCCAAAAGATTCACCTCAGAAGTAATACTTCCCTAAAGGGACAGGTACCTGTGCCCAGTTCTGTCACTACTACCATTTCTACAGAAGAAGACGAATGCAAGAGTCTGGTCCAAAAGGAAGATCAGGAAGAGGCTTCCAGATACCTGAAAGGGTGTTGTCCTTCAGGTACCTTCTCAGCATCAGGGAGCACCACCAACTACAGTGTCTTGGAACCAAAGCTCTCCAGTTGCGACAGATCTGACTGCCCAGAACCTGAGGATAGTATTTTCTTTGTACCACAAGACAGTATCATCGTCTGTTCCTACAAGAGCAGTCCCTATGACAGATATTGTTGTTACATCAATTCAAGACAAATCAGTTGGGACCGTGAGACAATAATTTAA